A region of the Denticeps clupeoides chromosome 12, fDenClu1.1, whole genome shotgun sequence genome:
ACGTGGCCACCCAGTGACCTGTGAACATGTACCTTCAGCCATCATCAAATGAGCCCCATAGGCactctcccagcatgccttgctGTGGCTGTGTTAGGGTGGGGAATGGCCTGTTGCCATTTTCCCGTGAAAATGAAGATGGTGTCGTACCCTCCGGTTTTCCTTCCCCAGAGCTGAACCCGTGTCTGTAAGCATCAGTGTCTGTTCCGTCACTAATGGTGCGATCCTCATGTTTTCCAgtctgtttatatatttatttatccaaAGGTCATAGTCTAATAGCCTTCAGTATACAGAAAGTGCCATTAAGCATCTCAAAGGTGTTTCCCCTTGCTTTTCACGAGTAGCTCAACCAGACAGAATTCCCACCCTGGGATTTCATGTATTTGCCTTGCGGGGTTGCAGAAGGTCATTTCAGCGCGGTGCTGGGTGGTATGTAAGCAGTAGACACTGAAATCCGACTCCTGTAAAcaatctctcacacactcagactGGCCTGGCTGGTTTCGTTTCCCTTCTCATCACAACTGTGCCCTTAAGTGACGCTGAATTTGTCACCTCAAGCTGTCTGTTCTCAATCGATTGATcaaggaaaccaaaaaaaacacagcaatatTCTGTTAATTGTTAGTAACTGTGTAGATAACACAATGttgacacacacaaagatggcCTATGTAGATGGCCTATTCATTTCAGCCATGTTGTTCTACTCAAGGCAAGTGTCACTACCTGCTGATACTGGCTACATGCTAACAGACCATGAGATTCAGTCTCATAACGAATATCCATCACACTTTTCAGTGATGAAACTGCCTGATGAAAACTGGGGTATGAACTCTAGGATGAGGATTACTGTTGAAAAGAATTAGTGATGACAAATAATATCAGGGTGTTCTTTCAATACATTGGAATGATATTCTTAAATTAGATGCAGATTCATCTTTTAACACCAAAAACTGTGTCAAATTTTTGTACGTTTTGTTAGATTTCCATTGTAAAGCTATACTGTGACTTGTCTCAAAGTTGCCTGTAAAAAATATGCTTCTTTATTTAATGGTCAATTGTTATTTTTACACATCAGGTCTGCAacgtttcacttttttattcttaatttgGTCAACCAATGGCAGCACACACTGCGACAGTCATGGTTGCCTAATCTGCTTGTTACTAGGGACAGATATTGGATTGCGTTTCGGGccttgcttttaaaaaaaacaatggcctATTTGAACTTGTTCTTGTCTGCTATACATgtgtaataaagtaaaacatATAATTTTATCATGTTGCAGGATCCCCCCCAATGTTCCTATAGAACCCTAAACTAGGGTTCCAACATCAGCCTCTAAAAAGCTGCGTTGTGATTGCTTTCTCATGACTCGTTGATAAATATTCAGCATTCATTTAGTTGCTTGATATGCTGATTGTTGTGTTGAtataaaaaatcacatttttttttttctcagttgaGATCAGACAGCCTAgactctctgtgtttttttaaagcaaatgcATTTCTGCTAGTGGAGACGAATGAACTTAAACTGACACAAAtttgcacagtgcacacaacataTTCTTCCTACAACAACTTTCTAAAGAATTGTTGCTGATTGCAAATAAGTTATTCCCAATTTACATTGAACATGACAAAGAAACATGGCTCtcacatttaaaaagcaattcCAGCGTACCAATCACACACAGGCTACATGGGAAATTTAATTCTCATTACAGGCAAAGGAGTTTTTTTTCAGATCAATTCTtctcgtgatttttttttgtgttttggaaGTCTTTAGCACTAGCAAATAAACCATGTTTTCATCATATATTCATTTTTGTctggatgcatgtgacagtgtgtttcccaagcccgggtaaatgagGAGGATTGtttcaggaagggcatctgccGTAAAATCTTTGCCAAATCAACTGcctgctgtggcgacccctaacgggagaAGCCGTAGGAAGAAGGTGGATTcaattctctctttctctttcttcccctgtGAGTCTTGTGCGATGTTGAACCAGAAAGCTGCTTGAATGTAAATCTCGGTGGTTTGTTGCTGGGGATGCGTGTCTGTAAAAAATGGCTGTGATGTCACAGTTGACGTTTCTGTGAAATGGACTTCAGATGCTTTTGTGTTCTCTTCTTTCCAGCTAAATATCTGAATTTGTATAAAAGGTTTTTGTTCCTCTTTCAGAACCAGAACATCTCTGCGTTTCATGTGGTCTTTGAATGTCTTGTTTCTGAGACAAGCTTCCTGTCTGCTATCTAGATTTGCGTTTGCAGTTAAACTTGAATGTCAAGTTCCGCATTTTTTGAATTCGTGGAGGTTTATgtctctgttgttgttttttttatttttatttatatttaaatgcgAAACACTGAACATTTATATACTTGTATTGATTCCTGTGAGTATCTTTGGTCTTAGATAAAATGCCAGCTGGGCTGTTTTGAACAGCTTTTCCTCAAGTTAAACCACGCGTCCTGCTGTTCATGGCCAGGTCTGATTAGAGTGCTGGTGTATTACTGTTCACACCATTTACATCCTCGCATCTGCTGTGTTGCTTAATGTCGACAAcaattacatgcagatgactTGCACACAGGTTCCCAGCTGGCCTGCAATATGCGCCTGTCTTTCAAATGTACATCTTCTTTTTCAGTAGGTCCTTGTACAAAAGCTTTTGTCTGTAAATAATTGTTTGCTCCCATGTGTATATactgacaaaaagaaaaaataaagtaaagctgAATAACGTATATAAGTTCTTGTTTGTGACACTGTTGCACAAGGTCGTAGGAAAAGGGTAGGAACATTCTTACACAcgtgtgaaaaataaatgctgtgCTCTTGAGGAATATCCATCTGGACAATGCTTTTATTTGAATTCAGTCTTGCTCACGGCACATGATGCTGTATGTTTTGTGGTCCATCCCCATTCCAGGCTTACTGACTCACTCACCTTCCTTAACCATGAAGTGGGAGATTTCCCTCATAGCCCACTACAGTACCTGAGCACAAGCTCAACACACATCAGGTGGACATTTTTATTGGATGAAGGCACTTTTAGAAACTTTGCCAACACGCTTCAATTCTGAGAGCCTCATGAGAACAAAGACTCCTTATCAAGGTTTGTGTACTAAAGTGAGTtaatctgaataaaataaatttcacACTGCAATGCAGAGGGTGTTGCATTAGATTGTAGATTGTTGCATTGAAGCAGACTTGTTTTCTTAGCAGTAAAGTTAGTGTGAGCTGAAACTGCACTGCAGATGGTGCTATATAATATGTGGCACATGGGGAGTGTTGACAATGTCTCGACTTAAACCATTTAAAACATTGGTCATTTATCTGCATGGTTGGTTGCAGGCATGGCCCTGAGATGATGATATGCATTGATGttaggagggggtttaaattgtcTTGTAATCCAGAAGATTTGCTAACACATCTATTATAGCGCTGTGAAAAACACATTGATATCTACCATTCATTCTCTGCCTCTTCTAAATCTCACTGCCTCACAGCTTCAGGCTCCACCACTTGGTTTTGAAGGGCTCTCTGCGCACGTTGGAGCCACAGTGCACCTCTCCCAGCAGTTTGTGGTAGGAGGCAAAATCGTCGATGAAGGTGCATCTGAGGCCCAGCTGCGCCATCAGGGAGCACATCTCCGCCTCCAGGGCGCAGCGGCCGTTCACTTTGGGTCCGAACGGTTTGGGCACGCCGAGGTTCTTCCCCAGCACTATCATGTTCACCTGGCGGGGCAAATGCACACATCTTCACAGCATAACCTGGTACAGAAGATAATCGGTGAAATGCATCATGATGTGCAATCTCACCATATCTGGATAATACGCTGCAGCTCTATCATCTTCAAGAATTGTAAACAGAATGGGCAAGTCGATGATATCTTCATCATCCAAACCCAGCTCCCTCTTCAGCACGTCTCTGTTCCAGTCGATGCAGTTCTGTGCCAGTAAAGAGACACAAAACTGGCAAATCCAGCATCCAATATCAAGACACCATAAATCTGACAGAATCAGCCACCCCGTACTTGTACGTATCTGTTCTCTGCCTGAAGCTTCTCATTGCTCAGAAGATCATCCACTGTGATCTCGTCTGCGTCCTCTAACCCTGTAGAGGCAGAGGAGCTGGGCTTAATAAAAGCTCTTAAGCTATCAGTGTCCAGCAGAAGTAAACACCATGGTAAAATCATTCTCCACCCTCGAACAGCTTGGCCTGTCCGTGACCCTCCTCCTGCACCTTTCGGAGGAGTTTGTACCCTGCATCAGGACTGGCCAGCAGCAACCGGAACCCCTGCATTCATTAAGAATAAGCCATATTACAGCAAACAAGTAGTTATTAACTATTCTGGTTTTCTGCAGAATGTTGAGGTTGAAATGAAATCAACTCACGGTGGTGGAAGATCTGTTAAATCTTATTACCTTCTTGTCAGGGGCTGGAACGAAGGTCATGAATTCATCCACATGTCCAACCACCAGCCAGTCAGAGTACAGTCTGATGGGATCTTGAACCTTCTGTGCATAAAGGAAGTCTTGCACCACTTTGGTCATGTTGCGGCCCTGAGTCACTCTAAAGAGGAGAGAAGTCATCAGGATGacagtcatggcaactggacatGTGGCATCTTGCAAGCATTTCATTTCAGGATAAACTGGATTTTGAGATCCATTGGACACTGCTGTGgcttgtctgaaagttgagtctgTCAGATCtgtcagattgacaaagttctgttgatgtaacgtctctacattaaagaaagaaagtccagttgccatgactcagctttcagacaaattcacctggatgactgagaatctccTCAGACACTGCTGGGGCTTGCATACTGCATTGTACTGTAGACAGCTTCAATTTTAAAGAGGTTTGGGCAGAACACTGGGTTATACCGATATGGTACTAAATGGTGAGTGCGCGGCATAAAGATTCAAGCACCGGGCATACATGCCAATTATagaatacagttttttttcttcctgtgtcGCTCCATAAATGAGCTCCATAGCTTGAGGTCTGACCACCAGTACTCACGTAGGGAAAGCAACTCCTATGATGATCCGGCCCAGTGGGTAGCTTTTCCCATTCACAACCACAGGAGGACTCACTTCCAGGTTCCCAAAGGAATCCAGACTTGTCACTTCTTCAGTCCAAGGCTCCCTGGTCACATAACCGAAGTCTGGGCCCTGAGACAAATGGAGCTTGGCTTTCAGGAAACTGTCTCTTTCCTGCAGGAATTTGCATTTCATAAACAGCCAGCTTCCTCACCAGAAGCTCCTCATAAGGGAAGTCACCCAGCTCTCCGTTCCGTGGTGAGTCCAACACCACAGGGAAACCCTGATGTGGGGCGTCAATGTAGCCAAACTCCAACTCATCCTGTGCACAGATCCAGGTGAATTTAGGAAACACTTACATTTCTGTCAGGACGTCATTGTACAGCCACTGGTCACTTTACTAAAAACATCTACCAGTGTCATTTAATCTTGTGGTTATGTGACACAACATAACCGCAACAGCACACAGATGTTGATGTTCGTGTCAGGGCAGGATttgggaagggacaggatgattAGGCAAAGGTGATAGGAGAGGAGACCAAACACGAGAGATCTTACTCTTGGGACAAGGTGAATGGCAGTGGTCaacttgccaatttatgggagtcgcGTTACCTCATCActgtgttgctcccggtcacgtggatggaatcatgtgacatagCTCAACTTGTGATATATCCACACTCTTTTCTTTATTCTTAATTATTCTTAACCAATGGCAGCACACACTGCTAAAGTCATAGTCTAGGGGCAATGATGGctcagcaggtaaggaagcaggctTCATTTCATCCACATCCTACCTGCATCCACCGGTCGCCTCGATTCATGTTCTCAGAACACACTCGGAGCTTGGGCCCGCTGTCTTCCACTAGTTTTCTCATGCCTTTCAGGAATGGGTAGTTATCTGAAGTACTGTCAGATGGAGGAAAGGATTAGCCTTCATATAGTATCAGTCAATATGCTAAATGTATCTGTGAATGACAGGAGGCATGATGGAGTCTTGGAGCACTTGGAGTCTTTCTCTTTGGAACAACTGGTGTTTGAACTTGGACTTTGCACTGAATTtggaatggatttttttttttatgaaatgcataGATGTCTGCTTCAGGTAGCTTGAGGATTGCTGCTTATTGCCTGGTATTATAACACATTtatatgctttttaaaaatagaaacaAAGTAAATGTAGTACTTGTTCATCACTTCTtaccaacacacaaacacctccaCCGGCTTAAGGGTATTCGGTGTCATGATCCAGGGGGCCACACGAAACACAACCTTGTCGGTAAAGATGGGCGTCTCAGGGAAGTTCTGAAAATAACAAATGCATTATTGATGCAGGGGCGCAGAGCTACTCATGGGTGAAACGGCAGCTCTGTAGAGGAAGCCGAGGTGTGTGAGTAAAAGTCACAGCCAATGCAATCACGGGTGGAGGTTAATGGCGAAGTTACTGAGACCAATTGTTTTTCTGCACCAGTCATCCCTTTTTTTGCACCCAACAAACAGTACTGCTGGCTTAGTTATGATGCTgatgttgtgttgtttttgtgttgtttcaTGTTCCTGACAAAAAAATTGTCCATCAGTCATGCTTATGAGAGATTCCGGACCTACACGACCATTAAAATAGAgaaatgtacaatgtacaaagACGTTATTTGACCattaaaaaatagaaatggATTCTTTTCCAACAAATTGCAAGCCGCTGACCTCAGAACAGGGCTCCAGTAGACTGAGGTTAATGGTAACCAGGCCTTCAAAATCCTTGTCCGGGAATCTCAGTCCCTCCACAAAAAACTCCACCTCACTGGTGCCACCAAGGTAGGGCACCTCCTGAGACAACACGTCACTGCTCAGAACCACAGGAAACTCCTTCACAAAGATGGAAAACAGCGTGCCTGTAAATGCCAAAAGGTCAAGTTATTCTTTTTTCCCAATCCCACTTTTCAACCTCTACACTCCAGCAGTAGGTGTTCCTAATAAAAGTCCCTGACGGACTTACTGATGACGCCGTGGGTGCCTTCTGATCTTCTCCTGAAGATGCGGACACTCTCTGCATCGGTCTGGGAAATGTGGAGGACCAGTTTGTAGCCTTCTGGTAGCTGAGAAGGCCCATTTGTGCGCACGATCATGTGGGACATGTCCTTCAGATCTGAGGCACATGAACCATGCATTATACTTATGCATTATATTATGTGTGCATTCATATCCTGCATGTATGTTATGCATGTCCGAGCCTAAATGATTCATACCTGACACTTTAACGATAGCGTCTGACTCACAGTCCCTCTTCTTCCTGAATTTTGACTCAGAGTCACAATTCACCAAAAGGACGGCCCCGTGTCCATCTGAACCCCACTGCCAAGAGccctgcaattttttttttcacaggcaAGGCAGTGTGTGCATTTCTATTAATGCAGTTAATAGAAATTCTATTACATACAGTTTCATGAAAATTCTTGAAAATGGTTTTGGTAATGCTATGCTAATGCTATGATCTGTGTAATGTGTACACAGATCTATAGACAGATGTGCCCATACATGAATACGAACACGCCCTCTGACCTTGTTTGGGTTGTTTTTCTCCACCACACCATCTCTATCGGCGTCCACATCTAGAGAGATTTCTGTAAAAACACGCAGGGTTTAACATTCAGACGCAGAGAGGGCTGGTGTACCTCTCTGCATGTACAGTACATCATTTTCCATAATTCATTGCACAAAATCTATAGCAGATAGAAaaaattattagtttttttgtgcCTGAAGCAAACATACCCACTGCAGTGATATGCACGACCGCTTTCCCCAGGTCCTTATTCTTTTCTCCATAAAACGTCACAGAGAGCTACAAAAAGTTTGCATTGTCAAGTGTCATTTTCAACTCATCTACTAAgtctttactttacatttatggcatttatggccttatccagagtgacgtcACGTTACAATACgttatagggacagtctcccGGGAGACACTTATGGTAGTGTCCCCAcatacacaatggtagtaagtggggtttgaaccaccCTACTCACCAGCAGCAATACTGCCTCATGCCATTCAGACTAAAGGTcggagaacacagacacacatttctgtCAATCATCACACACAGCACCTCGTTACTACACGATCTGCCACTGTCATCAACTTCAGCTAATTATATCGTTAGATGCTGACACAAACAGAGACACTACAACCAGCACCAAAATAATGCCAATGAGACAAATGTgtctcagtggtggcctagcggttaaggaagcagccccgtaatcagaaggttgcaaagcaccgtccccatacccctgtcatggctgcccactgctcactaagggtgatgggttaaaagcagaggacacgtttcgttgtgtcaccgtgtactgtgctgcagtgtttcacaatgacaatcactttcactgatcAGCCTAGACAGTCTAGACAAATAGCTGCCCTATAATCTCGCAATCTGCAGCTTTTTATCCGCTGTGTCAGTGAGAATGCCAGGGATAACCTACCTTGCTGTCATTGGCAAGCTCACTGATGGTCTCCATGGTGATGAATAGCACAGAGGCAGCAGTGAGGGGATAGAGCCCGGGCGGCGCGTGCCCGTCCGGAATGCCCGGAACAACTCTGCATCGCACTGCGTGGGTGCTGTCCACAGAGAAGCGAGCGGCCCCGGGGGGAGCGTTCCTGTCGGGGCGGACAGTTCTTATCAGTGCTTTTTCAAAATGACTCATGAAGTCTATTTCGAGAGACAGCAGGTGCCAACGGCACAGTGGGGTCTTGTGTTACCAAGAAGTTTTCCACCTAATCTCAGCAACATTGGGACCCGACCTGGGAATTCAGGCCATTGCTCCGCCCCTGAATCTGGAGTTTCTACCATCATGCACCTACAATGCACACGCTCGGCCACGGGCCATGCCGACACTGGGGCTCTGCAGCCGGAAAAGACATTATTACAGTCATTCCAGCAAATAGGATCATTTAGGCTTCTACACATTCAGGAAACATTTTTGAAGCaacaattattaaattattgattCTATCAATTCATGCACAAGCTTCCTTTTTGAAATATACTACTTGCATCCTATTTCCTGCTGCAGTACTAGACTATAAGAGacaagtattaaaa
Encoded here:
- the LOC114800417 gene encoding protein-arginine deiminase type-2-like is translated as MIPPRTLRIETGTVTRALYVIGTELCVNPGRNAPPGAARFSVDSTHAVRCRVVPGIPDGHAPPGLYPLTAASVLFITMETISELANDSKLSVTFYGEKNKDLGKAVVHITAVEISLDVDADRDGVVEKNNPNKGSWQWGSDGHGAVLLVNCDSESKFRKKRDCESDAIVKVSDLKDMSHMIVRTNGPSQLPEGYKLVLHISQTDAESVRIFRRRSEGTHGVISTLFSIFVKEFPVVLSSDVLSQEVPYLGGTSEVEFFVEGLRFPDKDFEGLVTINLSLLEPCSENFPETPIFTDKVVFRVAPWIMTPNTLKPVEVFVCCTSDNYPFLKGMRKLVEDSGPKLRVCSENMNRGDRWMQDELEFGYIDAPHQGFPVVLDSPRNGELGDFPYEELLGPDFGYVTREPWTEEVTSLDSFGNLEVSPPVVVNGKSYPLGRIIIGVAFPTVTQGRNMTKVVQDFLYAQKVQDPIRLYSDWLVVGHVDEFMTFVPAPDKKGFRLLLASPDAGYKLLRKVQEEGHGQAKLFEGLEDADEITVDDLLSNEKLQAENRYVQNCIDWNRDVLKRELGLDDEDIIDLPILFTILEDDRAAAYYPDMVNMIVLGKNLGVPKPFGPKVNGRCALEAEMCSLMAQLGLRCTFIDDFASYHKLLGEVHCGSNVRREPFKTKWWSLKL